A single region of the Bicyclus anynana chromosome 14, ilBicAnyn1.1, whole genome shotgun sequence genome encodes:
- the LOC128198733 gene encoding piggyBac transposable element-derived protein 4-like has product MDNKAGPSGSKSTSSSRKKRRQSDDYESDYSDEDVYSQRADEDSSSSEDSSSCGSDDSIFDTRLKQKTTSRVPPAQPSRSSAPKTTSHIPLAQPSRSPASKTVSCVPPPQPSSSSASKRGLCESDGRAIIQCKRLRPSFRDGPTRNNSTQSLKLPDLNSSSASKSAPRLLEFDGDGSFEFNSEIDCRPTSPNIVQDYGDFLPDIPINPTSSTPSVSLLRSDAITPNLSPERDDVSPSIMAVRRSGSRTPDLPDDFYLSPNNSPSGQGATTTWSSDPSSMKSLEFTKEQELLVPPPTVPYEAFRLMIDDELLDLIVRETNANAIRVGNAQNVKQNSRIKSWKDLTKEELLTFLGLLLHTGTIRLNRLSDYWKRHYLFNIPCFGQFMSRNRFLLILRCLHFTSVTSEEDRLNKIRPFMDHFNNKMKTIYCPGKELSLDESMVLWRGRLLFRQYIKNKRHKYGIKLYVLAEPDGTVLKFQVYAGANDETSGQGHSSKIVFKLLEERLDCGHHVYMDNYYNSYGLAVKLLDRQTYCTGTLRKNRKDNPVEIGSVSLEKGENKSLFLNGVHVGKWRDKRYVLYISTEHGSEMMETTSKRGSIVVKPMAIVHYNNFMSGVDLQDQMLAYYPVQRKTLRWYKKLFVHMLQMSLTNALHLYNTFSANDKLNLYDFRMKILEKLLPDPNDVNRRNVLKVKHELTKIEKTRTRVKTVGRVTKQTIEVVRKECKGCKSQKKRVQTIYECKQCEGSPGFCTKCFCLAHS; this is encoded by the exons ATGGACAATAAGGCTGGACCGTCTGGAAGTAAATCTACGAGTAGTTCTAGAAAAAAGCGTCGGCAAAGTGATGACTATGAGTCTGACTATAGTGATGAGGATGTGTATTCTCAAAGAGCTGATGAAGACTCTTCAAGTTCAGAGGACTCTTCTAGTTGCGGCAGTGATGATAGTATCTTTGATACTAGACTGAAGCAAAAGACGACCAGCCGTGTACCACCAGCTCAACCTTCAAGGTCATCTGCCCCAAAGACGACAAGCCATATACCACTAGCTCAACCTTCAAG gtcaCCTGCCTCAAAGACAGTCAGCTGTGTACCACCACCTCAACCTTCAAGTTCATCTGCATCAAAACGTGGTTTATGTGAGTCAGATGGAAGGGCTATCATTCAATGTAAGCGATTAAGACCTTCATTTAGGGATGGCCCCACGCGTAATAATTCTACTCAATCGTTGAAGTTACCAGATCTAAATAGTTCCTCAGCATCGAAGTCAGCGCCTCGACTACTGGAATTTGATGGAGACGGTAGCTTTGAATTCAATTCTGAAATTGACTGCCGTCCTACATCGCCGAATATCGTACAGGACTATGGAGATTTTTTGCCGGATATACCAATTAACCCTACCAGTTCAACACCTAGCGTATCTCTTCTGAGATCCGATGCGATCACCCCCAACCTTTCGCCAGAACGTGATGACGTCTCTCCATCAATTATGGCTGTTCGGAGATCTGGAAGTCGTACTCCAGACTTACCCGATGATTTTTATCTATCACCCAATAACTCACCCTCTGGTCAAGGAGCCACTACCACCTGGAGCAGTGATCCAAGCTCCATGAAAAGCTTAGAGTTTACTAAGGAACAGGAACTCTTAGTGCCGCCTCCAACTGTTCCTTACGAAGCATTCCGACTAATGATTGATGACGAGTTGTTAGATCTTATAGTTCGCGAGACCAACGCGAACGCAATAAGAGTCGGTAATGCACAAAACGTCAAACAAaactccagaataaaatcttggAAAGATTTAACAAAGGAAGAACTGCTGACATTTTTAGGACTCCTTCTTCACACAGGAACAATTCGACTAAACCGTTTAAGTGATTATTGGAAACGAcactatttgtttaatattccaTGCTTCGGACAATTCATGTCACGAAAtcgttttttacttattttacgaTGCCTACACTTTACGTCTGTAACCAGTGAAGAAGACCGTCTCAATAAAATCCGACCATTCATGGatcattttaacaataaaatgaaaactatttaCTGTCCAGGTAAAGAGCTATCATTGGATGAGTCCATGGTATTGTGGCGCGGTCGGTTGCTGTTccgacaatatataaaaaacaaacggcATAAATATGGCATTAAACTCTATGTTTTAGCAGAACCAGATGGTACGGTCTTGAAATTTCAAGTTTACGCCGGTGCTAATGATGAGACATCAGGGCAAGGACATAGTAGTAAGATTGTCTTCAAACTACTAGAAGAGAGACTGGACTGTGGCCATCATGTATACatggataattattataattcttatGGCCTGGCTGTGAAATTGCTAGATCGACAGACATACTGCACAGGAACGTTAAGAAAAAACAGGAAAGATAATCCCGTCGAAATTGGCTCTGTTTCACTGGAAAAGGGAGAAAACAAATCCTTGTTCTTGAACGGCGTTCATGTCGGAAAATGGAGGGATAAGCGATACGTTCTGTATATTTCTACAGAACACGGTAGTGAGATGATGGAGACTACTTCCAAAAGAGGATCTATAGTAGTGAAACCAATGGCAAtcgttcattacaataattttatgtcGGGTGTTGATCTTCAAGATCAGATGTTGGCATACTATCCAGTCCAAAGGAAGACGCTGCGTTGGTACAAGAAGCTGTTTGTGCATATGCTGCAAATGAGCCTTACTAATGCATTGCACTTGTACAATACATTTTCGGCGAATGACAAATTAAATCTATATGATTTCCGTATGAAGATACTGGAGAAGCTTTTACCTGATCCTAATGATGTAAATCGACGCAATGTTTTGAAAGTGAAACACGAACtcacaaaaatagaaaagacCCGGACGAGAGTTAAGACAGTAGGAAGAGTCACGAAACAAACTATCGAAGTGGTCCGAAAAGAATGCAAAGGTTGCAAATCACAGAAAAAAAGGGTGCAAACAATTTATGAATGTAAGCAATGTGAAGGTTCTCCAGGTTTCTGTACAAAATGTTTCTGCCTAGCACATTCataa